CGTTTTAACCTGGTATCCTCAAGCAGATTCAAATCGCTTACCCTTTAACTTGATCACTTGGCCCACAGAACCTTTTTTGGTCCCTTTTCGTAAAATTGTACCTCCTCTAGGGGGCGTTGATATCACCCCGATTATCTGGGTAGGTATTTGCACTTTATTGAGGGAGATTCTCTTAGGACAACAGGGTTTAATCACCATGGCTCTTCGCTAATTTGTCAAGGGGATAAATGCCCTTTTTTTCAGAGATGAGAGAACATCAAAGAGTGCGATCGCCCCTTTCAATATATAAAAAACACTATTAAGAGAAATTGTTTTGTTAAATCCTCAAGAGCTATCGGAAAGCACTGTAGATAATACAGACAAGAAAGCCCACCCCAGCGCCCGTGAGGGGGAAGACAAGGCAGACTCAATTAGATTCGCTTTTAAACCGAGCTAACAATTCCTCACGAGATGAATTAAGAAGTAACATGGTGCGCTCTGATTGAGGAAGCAGTACCAAGCTCCGAATAAGGCTTTTTAATTCCTCATCTAGGGTTCCAAAGCGTCCTTCTAACAGTTGCTCTACAATTAAAGTTTGTCCTTCTTGAACTCCTTCTTGAACCCACGCTTCACGTTGTTTCAAATAGGCTGGTGATAAGTTCATAATTAACTCTCTATCTTCTTCATTACTATT
This genomic stretch from Gloeocapsa sp. PCC 73106 harbors:
- a CDS encoding YggT family protein encodes the protein MDFTSIIVNIIGILLGIATFLFIFRIVLTWYPQADSNRLPFNLITWPTEPFLVPFRKIVPPLGGVDITPIIWVGICTLLREILLGQQGLITMALR